CGGCCTCCATCTTGCCGCGGCCAAAACGTCCGTCCCATTCGCCCGGCCAGTGCAGCAGGCGCCCGGTGTAGGGCCACCCTTCGGGCGGCCATGACTCTGGGCGATTGCTCATTGCCGGGTATTCGCCCGCTTCGTTGAAGTAGCCAAACACCGGGTACAGTCCCCACTCGATGGTGCCGGTGGGGTCGCGGTCCATCTCCTCACGGTAGCTGGTTTGCAAGAAGTAGAGCGTGTCAAGGTCAGTCCGGGTCCTGATTTGCACGGGGTCTGTGACCGGGATGGAGTCGTTTTCCACATACACACGCGCGCCGATGAGCAGACCAACGCCGTCGGTCATGCGCACGCCACTCATGTTGTTCGGCCAGCGCGACCACTGCGAACCCACCACACCGGACACCCACTTCGCAAGCTCGGTGGTGTTCTTGAAATAGATGTACACCCTATTGCCAGTCATGTAACCTTCTCGAATGGCGGCAATGTCGCCGGCGGGATCGTCCGGGCCCTCGTACTTCCTCCCCTGGGCGAAGAGCGCAGCGCTCAACACCCAGCCCAATGCCAGGAGGAATACCATCAGCCTTACTGCTTTCTGCATGTGACCGTCACCTCGTTGTTTGGAAGGACGCCTCATGAGCCAATCGCGGTGCGCCAACCCCGCGCCTTCAGAACACGATGCCCAGACCGAATTTGACCAGTCGTGGCGGCGCAAACATCGACGGGTTGTGCACCCGGTCCATGTAGTCGTTGAAGTCGCTCCGGTGCCCTGCAATGTCCGATGGGCGAACCACCGCTGTGTAAGCGCGCCCGGTCTGGCTGTTCACCCACACCTCATTCAATCGGTCCAGAAGATTGTACACATTCAGGGTCAAACGGCATTGGACGCCCGCGCCGAGCGGAACGGTGTAGAAGCTGCTCATATCGACACTCACTCGTGCCGGGCGCCAGGCATTGTTGGGGTAAAGGTTGACGCGGGCCAACATGCTCTCCGGCAAGGGCTCCCAGGTGTAGGGGGCACCGGAGTTGTAATAGCCGGTCAGGGTCACACCGTAACGCGGCGTGTTGTAGCCCACGGTGGCGTTAAGCGTGTGCCGCTGGTCCCAGCTCATGGGAATAAGTCGCACCACAGGGTCCATGCTGTTGCCGGCGCGATCAAAAGTCTGCGTGGGATAGTCCGCATTGCCTCGCGTGTACTGCAGCGTGTAGTTCAGGTAGGCAGAAAGGGGTCCACGCAGAAAATCGTACTTGACCTCCAGCCCTTTGGCATTGCCATAGTCCTTGTTGCTGTACAGGCCGTATTCAATTTGATTGAAGGTGGTGATTACTTTCGCGCTCAATAGGTTATAGATGTCGCGGTAAAAGAGGGCCACTTCGATCCCCATGCCCGGGATGAGCTCCTGCCAGAGCCCCACCTCGTATTGCACCGTCTTCTCGGCATTGAGCTGCGGGTTGCCCATCACGGTGACAAAATCGGTGGGGGCTACGCGAAAGTCGTGGTTCTGGTACAAGGCATACAGCGGTGGCATCTGGAAAAAGTGCCCGTAGCTGAAGCGAAGGAGGGCGGTCTTGCCCAACTGATAAGAGAGCCCAAAACGGGGGCTCACCTGTACCTTCGGGTCTGCTTTGGGATACGTTGATTGCCGGGAGGGATCCTCGAAGGTCAGCTGATTTGCAGGATTCCGAGGCTGCGAAGGGTAGACCGTCCTGGGGTCGAAGTAGTCATAACGTACCCCCAGGTTGATCACCATCTCGTCGAACTCCATCTTGTCCTGCACGTACGCCGAGAACTCCAGCGGCTTGACGCGATAAAAGTCGCTGTAGATGGAGGAATCAGGGAGTACGACCGGCACATAGAGTTGGCTTTCCAAATCGGTGTTGTAGTAAAGGTTGCGGATTTCTTTGTAGCGGTTGTGCAGGTCGTAACGGGTCACTTGAAAACCGCTCTTCAGGCTATGGCGCGCGGTGGCCTGATAGGTAATGTCATACTTGACCGATTGCTCACGCATCAAGCGCTCGTCGTGTCCCTTCTGTTGTCCGCCGGTGTAAAAGCCAGGGCCGGTGTCCCGAAGAAACTTGTCGTGTACGTAGCGCTTGTCCAGAGGGTTCTTGAATACATACCAGCCATGGTCATGGTAGACACCGGACAACTTGAGTTCGTAGAAGAGACGCGGCGAGAGCATGTGGTTCAGCTGGAGGGCCCCCATGTGCGCGTCGCGGTGGGTGGCCGCCATGCCGTCGGGGTTGTACTTGAAAGCATGATTGTAGTCGTGCCACTCGTCACGATTGAGGGTGTAGAGCAGACCCACTTTCAAGTTCGCCGATGGGCGC
This genomic window from candidate division KSB1 bacterium contains:
- a CDS encoding TonB-dependent receptor; protein product: DLEPTAIADLEVITGTFNAEYGRAMSGVVNAVTKDGGSELHGALSADLANYLTSHKDIFIGLRDEELTRNQDYKAQLSGPVFSDRLTFLADFRYQDNKNHLNGVRRFRPSDYSNFESDNPALWYSEHTGDSAYVPMNRSKNLSLMGKLSWRPSANLKVGLLYTLNRDEWHDYNHAFKYNPDGMAATHRDAHMGALQLNHMLSPRLFYELKLSGVYHDHGWYVFKNPLDKRYVHDKFLRDTGPGFYTGGQQKGHDERLMREQSVKYDITYQATARHSLKSGFQVTRYDLHNRYKEIRNLYYNTDLESQLYVPVVLPDSSIYSDFYRVKPLEFSAYVQDKMEFDEMVINLGVRYDYFDPRTVYPSQPRNPANQLTFEDPSRQSTYPKADPKVQVSPRFGLSYQLGKTALLRFSYGHFFQMPPLYALYQNHDFRVAPTDFVTVMGNPQLNAEKTVQYEVGLWQELIPGMGIEVALFYRDIYNLLSAKVITTFNQIEYGLYSNKDYGNAKGLEVKYDFLRGPLSAYLNYTLQYTRGNADYPTQTFDRAGNSMDPVVRLIPMSWDQRHTLNATVGYNTPRYGVTLTGYYNSGAPYTWEPLPESMLARVNLYPNNAWRPARVSVDMSSFYTVPLGAGVQCRLTLNVYNLLDRLNEVWVNSQTGRAYTAVVRPSDIAGHRSDFNDYMDRVHNPSMFAPPRLVKFGLGIVF